One window of the Pseudomonas sp. S04 genome contains the following:
- a CDS encoding LysR family transcriptional regulator — translation MLNSNLLRKLDMQDLMVFIAVYEQCNVSGVSDALCVSQSTVSYCLKKLRTSFEDELFINTRTGMRATDRASSMYPHVLQIIESINLCHAGVQAFDPTRRAVTFNLCAPEYFEQLVLPRLLRRFSQVDLPVTINVHKLESEIPAEELRDGRIDLVIGFGPNFHQHHSDFKSQVLLTDDLVCVVDQHAPHPTPRFSLQDFAQRRHVFPTPWTSSTNMVDGWLAQQAHKRQVVARANSYSAALKLIVGTDYLLAMPRRIQQLLASEPGFSHYEAPQGLPRFSLDMLWSEASDLDSANTWLREQVIEACVAQPLD, via the coding sequence ATGCTCAACAGTAACTTGCTGCGCAAGCTCGATATGCAGGACCTGATGGTGTTCATCGCGGTGTATGAACAGTGCAATGTCAGCGGCGTATCCGACGCCTTGTGCGTCAGCCAGTCCACCGTGAGTTATTGCCTGAAGAAATTGCGCACCAGTTTCGAGGACGAGTTGTTCATCAACACCCGGACCGGCATGCGGGCGACGGACAGGGCCAGCAGCATGTACCCCCATGTGCTGCAGATCATCGAGAGCATCAACCTGTGCCATGCCGGGGTCCAGGCGTTCGACCCGACTCGGCGGGCCGTGACCTTCAACCTCTGCGCCCCGGAGTACTTCGAACAGTTGGTCCTGCCGCGCCTGCTGCGACGCTTCTCCCAGGTCGACCTGCCGGTGACCATCAATGTGCACAAACTCGAAAGTGAGATTCCCGCCGAAGAACTGCGCGACGGCCGCATCGATCTGGTGATCGGCTTCGGCCCTAATTTTCATCAGCACCACAGTGACTTCAAGTCCCAGGTTTTGCTCACCGATGACCTGGTGTGCGTGGTCGACCAGCACGCCCCGCACCCTACGCCGCGCTTCAGCCTGCAGGATTTCGCCCAGCGCCGGCATGTATTTCCCACGCCCTGGACGTCCAGCACCAACATGGTCGATGGTTGGCTTGCTCAGCAGGCCCACAAACGGCAGGTTGTCGCCCGCGCCAACAGCTACAGTGCGGCGCTGAAGTTGATTGTCGGCACCGATTACCTGCTGGCCATGCCGCGGCGTATCCAGCAGTTGCTGGCCAGCGAACCCGGGTTCAGCCATTACGAGGCGCCCCAGGGTCTGCCGAGGTTCAGCCTGGACATGCTGTGGAGCGAGGCCAGCGACCTGGACAGCGCCAACACCTGGCTGCGCGAGCAGGTGATCGAGGCCTGTGTCGCGCAACCGCTGGATTGA
- a CDS encoding 5-carboxymethyl-2-hydroxymuconate Delta-isomerase — MPHLHMEYTDNLPGLNADVALLRFNHALAGSGQFADEFDIKSRAMQVGAFRVGTGMGERGFVALRLAILSGRSPAIKKQLSDSLLAVLQDLCEWPAGVEVQLSVEVLDIDRESYTKTAIGR; from the coding sequence ATGCCTCACCTGCACATGGAATACACCGACAACCTGCCAGGGCTCAACGCGGACGTGGCGCTGCTGCGTTTCAACCACGCGCTGGCCGGTTCCGGGCAGTTTGCCGATGAGTTCGACATCAAGAGTCGGGCCATGCAGGTAGGCGCATTCCGTGTAGGTACCGGCATGGGCGAGCGGGGCTTCGTGGCGTTGCGGCTGGCGATACTCAGTGGCCGTTCACCGGCGATCAAGAAGCAATTGTCCGATAGCCTGCTGGCGGTCCTGCAGGACTTGTGCGAATGGCCGGCCGGGGTCGAGGTGCAACTGTCCGTCGAAGTCCTGGACATTGACCGCGAGTCCTACACCAAGACCGCCATCGGTCGCTGA
- a CDS encoding YcgL domain-containing protein: MKRICSIYRSLKKNEMYLYVLKSDALERVPESLLLAFGKPHHAFDLVLTPERKLSREDITQVLENLDKQGYHLQMPPAEDEYIEHLPEELLRRNDPI; encoded by the coding sequence TTGAAACGTATCTGCTCGATTTACCGAAGCCTGAAGAAAAACGAAATGTACCTCTACGTGCTCAAGAGCGATGCTCTGGAGCGCGTACCGGAAAGCCTGCTGCTGGCCTTCGGCAAACCCCATCACGCCTTCGACCTGGTGCTGACTCCGGAGCGCAAGCTTTCGCGTGAGGACATTACCCAGGTCCTGGAAAACCTCGACAAGCAGGGCTACCACCTGCAAATGCCGCCAGCCGAAGACGAGTACATCGAGCACTTGCCCGAAGAGTTGCTGCGACGTAACGATCCGATCTGA
- a CDS encoding class I SAM-dependent methyltransferase: MSAHPPSSIERESAERHGQQHACACVEPQPPSWRQRLAQWRREQLLRNALNEAGEPGLVLDVACGVGRYWPVLGEHGNRVILAADPSPDTLKHARTHHSTSLLTRIRTLQSSAFSIGLSANAVDCIVCSTLFQHLACAEHRMALLQEFQRVSRDTLIVVVRLAGRCNWVAGLATQVAPGVGKNQLEAEFKAAGFKILMHQDVLPGIAATRVYVLRKLSQD, translated from the coding sequence ATGTCCGCCCATCCGCCATCTTCCATCGAGCGCGAATCTGCTGAGCGCCATGGCCAGCAGCACGCCTGTGCCTGCGTCGAGCCCCAACCACCGAGCTGGCGCCAGCGTTTGGCGCAGTGGCGCCGCGAGCAGTTACTGCGCAATGCGCTCAACGAAGCAGGGGAGCCTGGCCTGGTGCTGGATGTGGCCTGTGGCGTCGGACGGTACTGGCCGGTATTGGGGGAGCACGGCAACCGGGTGATCCTGGCGGCCGACCCCTCCCCGGACACGCTCAAGCATGCCCGTACGCACCACTCGACGAGCCTGCTGACACGCATCCGGACCTTGCAGAGTTCGGCCTTCTCCATCGGCCTGTCGGCCAATGCGGTGGATTGCATCGTCTGTTCGACGTTGTTCCAGCACCTGGCGTGCGCCGAACACCGCATGGCCTTGCTCCAGGAGTTCCAGCGGGTGAGCCGGGACACTTTGATTGTGGTGGTGCGGCTGGCGGGTCGCTGCAATTGGGTCGCCGGCCTGGCGACGCAGGTGGCGCCCGGGGTCGGAAAAAACCAGTTGGAGGCCGAGTTCAAGGCGGCCGGCTTCAAGATCCTCATGCACCAGGATGTGTTGCCGGGCATTGCTGCGACCCGGGTGTACGTCCTGCGCAAACTCAGCCAGGACTGA
- a CDS encoding cyanate transporter, which yields MQTVRATSRPAIWLMLAVVLVALNLRPSMAAIGPLLTGIRSDIPLSFSLAALLTMLPVMAMGLAMFFGMRISRHLGEHRTVVLSLLIIGLATASRLFLDSAAELIFSAVLAGIGIALIQALLPALIKSRFSDNVSLFMGLYVTSIMAGAAIAASFAPLVMINTGSWRIGLAIWAALAVVALLFWYAQRSAIAPQANPTVNNTSFVGNPRAWLLAIFFGLGTASYTCVLAWLAPYYVEKGWSEQSAGLVLGFLTAMEVISGLLTPALANRSRDKRLVLMVLLGLIVAGFCGLILSPESLSLLWPCLLGLGIGGLFPMSLIVSLDHLDHPQRAGGLTAFVQGIGYLIAGVSPLIAGMIRDQLGSFEWAWWALTAVVLVMMLMVLRFDPRHYARHID from the coding sequence ATGCAAACCGTACGCGCCACCTCCCGCCCCGCGATCTGGCTGATGCTAGCCGTCGTTCTCGTCGCCCTGAACCTACGCCCGTCCATGGCCGCCATCGGCCCGCTACTGACCGGCATCCGCAGCGACATCCCCCTGAGCTTCAGCCTCGCCGCCCTGCTCACCATGCTGCCGGTCATGGCCATGGGGCTGGCGATGTTCTTCGGCATGCGCATCAGCCGCCACCTGGGCGAACACCGCACCGTGGTCCTGTCGCTGCTGATCATCGGCCTGGCCACCGCCTCCCGGTTATTCCTCGACTCGGCCGCCGAACTGATCTTCAGCGCCGTCCTGGCCGGCATCGGCATCGCCCTGATCCAGGCACTGCTGCCGGCCCTGATCAAATCCCGGTTCAGCGATAACGTCTCGCTGTTCATGGGCCTGTATGTCACCTCGATCATGGCCGGCGCAGCCATTGCCGCCTCATTCGCGCCCCTGGTGATGATCAACACCGGCAGTTGGCGCATCGGCCTGGCGATCTGGGCGGCACTGGCGGTTGTCGCCTTGCTGTTCTGGTACGCCCAACGTTCGGCCATCGCTCCCCAGGCCAACCCAACCGTCAACAACACGTCCTTTGTCGGCAATCCCCGCGCCTGGTTGCTGGCCATCTTCTTTGGCCTGGGCACGGCGTCCTACACCTGCGTGCTGGCATGGCTGGCGCCCTACTACGTGGAGAAAGGCTGGAGTGAACAGAGTGCCGGCCTGGTGCTGGGGTTTCTCACCGCCATGGAAGTGATCTCCGGCCTGTTGACCCCGGCCCTGGCCAACCGCAGCCGCGACAAACGCCTGGTACTGATGGTGTTGCTGGGCCTGATCGTCGCCGGTTTCTGCGGGCTGATCCTCAGCCCCGAGTCCCTGAGCCTGCTCTGGCCGTGCCTGTTGGGGCTGGGCATCGGCGGGCTGTTTCCAATGAGCCTGATCGTCTCGCTGGACCACCTCGACCACCCGCAGCGCGCCGGTGGCCTGACGGCCTTCGTGCAAGGCATCGGCTACCTGATTGCCGGGGTTTCGCCGCTGATTGCCGGGATGATCCGCGATCAACTAGGCAGTTTCGAATGGGCCTGGTGGGCCCTGACCGCGGTGGTGCTGGTGATGATGCTGATGGTCCTGCGCTTCGACCCACGCCACTACGCCAGACACATCGACTGA
- a CDS encoding glutamine synthetase family protein, translating into MSVATSPFASLQEANDFLQANPDIEMFELFIVDNNGVPRGKLLHRDELLAVYQSGRPLPSTILGLTINGDDVENSGLVWEVGDIDCRAYPVSGSLQRMPWRQIPTAAVQVSMHPQEGMPATVADPRHLLAKVIDGLKADGYYPVMAAELEFYLLDQQRDSQGRPQPARDVDGGRPRSTQVYGLRELEQIEPFLADLYAACKLQGIPARTAISEYAPGQVEITLEHREDALQAMDEAVRYKRLVKGVAHKHGMSACFMAKPFDDLAGTGMHMHVSIADKDGNNLFASDAPDGTPLLRQAVGGMLSTLLDSLLLFCPNANSYRRFQTNSYAPLAATWGVDNRTVSLRVPGGPAFSRHIEHRICGADANPYLAAAAILAGIHRGIREQRDPGAPVEGNGYAQAKELLPTDWLTTLRALESSAWARDAFGAPFLGVYLAVKRAEYRQFMGEVGEQDWRWYLHQA; encoded by the coding sequence ATGAGTGTTGCCACGAGCCCCTTTGCCTCCCTGCAAGAAGCCAACGATTTTCTGCAAGCCAACCCGGATATCGAGATGTTCGAGCTGTTCATCGTCGATAACAACGGCGTGCCCCGGGGCAAGTTGTTGCACCGCGATGAATTGTTGGCGGTCTACCAGAGCGGACGGCCACTGCCCAGCACCATCCTGGGCCTGACCATCAATGGCGACGACGTGGAAAACTCCGGGCTGGTCTGGGAGGTCGGCGACATCGATTGCCGCGCCTACCCGGTCAGCGGCAGTTTGCAGCGCATGCCATGGCGGCAGATTCCGACGGCGGCGGTGCAGGTCAGCATGCACCCGCAAGAAGGCATGCCGGCGACCGTGGCCGATCCTCGGCATTTGCTGGCCAAGGTGATCGATGGGCTCAAGGCCGATGGTTATTACCCGGTGATGGCCGCGGAGCTGGAGTTCTACCTGCTCGATCAGCAGCGTGACAGCCAGGGTCGCCCGCAACCGGCGCGGGACGTCGACGGTGGGCGGCCGCGCTCGACCCAGGTCTACGGTTTGCGTGAACTGGAGCAGATCGAGCCGTTTCTCGCCGACCTCTATGCCGCCTGCAAGCTGCAGGGGATTCCGGCGCGCACGGCGATTTCCGAATACGCTCCGGGCCAGGTCGAAATCACCCTCGAGCACCGCGAAGATGCCCTGCAGGCCATGGACGAGGCGGTGCGCTACAAGCGCCTGGTCAAGGGCGTGGCCCACAAGCATGGGATGAGTGCCTGTTTCATGGCCAAGCCGTTCGATGACCTGGCCGGTACCGGCATGCACATGCACGTCAGCATCGCCGACAAGGACGGCAACAACCTGTTTGCCAGCGACGCCCCCGATGGCACGCCGCTGCTGCGCCAGGCGGTCGGTGGCATGCTCAGCACCTTGCTCGACTCCTTGCTGTTGTTCTGCCCCAACGCCAACTCCTATCGCCGTTTCCAGACCAACAGCTACGCGCCGCTGGCCGCCACCTGGGGCGTCGACAACCGCACCGTGAGCCTGCGGGTGCCCGGCGGGCCGGCGTTTTCGCGGCATATCGAGCACCGCATCTGCGGCGCCGATGCCAACCCCTATCTCGCCGCTGCGGCGATCCTGGCCGGCATTCATCGCGGCATTCGCGAGCAGCGCGACCCGGGAGCGCCGGTCGAGGGCAACGGTTACGCCCAGGCCAAGGAATTGCTGCCCACGGACTGGCTGACCACCCTGCGTGCACTGGAAAGTTCGGCCTGGGCCCGGGATGCGTTTGGTGCGCCTTTCCTTGGGGTCTACCTGGCAGTCAAGCGTGCCGAGTACCGCCAGTTCATGGGCGAAGTCGGCGAGCAGGACTGGCGCTGGTACTTGCATCAGGCGTGA
- a CDS encoding LysR substrate-binding domain-containing protein, which translates to MNRNELRKADINLMVVFETLMLERNVTRAAEKLFLGQPTISSALNRLRIMLNDPLFIRVGHRMEPTARAEELIQHLSPALDALSSALSLTREFDPASSTMTFRIGLSDDVEFGLLPPLLRALRQEAPQVVFVVQHVDYWRIPDLLASGDITVGISQTRGLPANAKRKLLRHIQPSILRADASDTPLTLDEYCARPHVLVSHTANVSGFADEWLAEIGRTRQVVLSVPQYSALPALLAGTDLIASLPDYTAAAMAASGQLFKEPFPFHTPTLDLSMVWLSHVDTDPAERWLRSRLEAFMSDRGAPQI; encoded by the coding sequence ATGAATCGCAATGAACTGCGCAAGGCCGACATCAACCTGATGGTGGTGTTTGAAACGCTGATGCTCGAACGCAACGTGACACGCGCGGCGGAAAAGCTGTTTCTCGGCCAGCCCACAATCAGCTCGGCACTCAATCGCCTGCGCATCATGCTCAACGACCCGCTGTTTATCCGGGTCGGTCACCGCATGGAGCCTACGGCGCGGGCCGAGGAGCTGATCCAGCATCTGTCTCCGGCGCTCGACGCCTTGTCTTCGGCCCTGAGCCTGACCCGCGAGTTCGATCCCGCCAGCAGCACCATGACCTTTCGCATCGGCCTGTCCGATGACGTCGAGTTCGGCCTGCTGCCACCGTTGTTGCGCGCTTTGCGCCAGGAAGCGCCGCAGGTGGTGTTCGTGGTGCAGCATGTTGACTACTGGCGGATTCCCGACTTGCTGGCGTCAGGCGATATCACCGTCGGCATCAGCCAGACCCGTGGCCTGCCGGCCAATGCCAAGCGCAAGTTGTTGCGCCACATCCAGCCCAGCATCCTGCGCGCCGATGCCTCGGACACGCCGCTGACCCTCGACGAATACTGCGCCCGGCCCCATGTGCTGGTCTCGCACACCGCCAACGTCAGCGGCTTTGCCGATGAGTGGCTGGCCGAGATCGGCCGCACCCGCCAGGTGGTGTTATCGGTGCCGCAATACAGTGCCTTGCCGGCCTTGTTGGCGGGCACCGACTTGATCGCCAGCCTGCCGGACTACACCGCCGCAGCCATGGCTGCCTCGGGGCAATTGTTCAAGGAACCGTTCCCGTTCCACACCCCGACCCTGGACCTGTCCATGGTCTGGCTCAGCCATGTCGACACCGACCCGGCCGAGCGTTGGCTGCGCTCGCGCCTGGAAGCCTTCATGAGCGACCGCGGGGCGCCGCAGATCTAG
- the rnd gene encoding ribonuclease D: MAIDIHWIRDNDSLGQFCAQWQQLPFVALDTEFMRVDTFYPIAGLLQIGDGVRAYLIDPLTIDDWQPLAALLENPAVLKVLHACSEDLEVLLRLTGSLPAPLFDTQLAAAYLNLGFSMGYSRLVSQVLDIDLPKGETRSDWLQRPLSETQISYAAEDALHLAEVFVRLRPKLSDDKFAWVLEDGAELVANLRRETDPYEVYREAKLAWKLSRAQLVVLRELCAWRELEARARDLPRNRIVREHSLWPLARTQPDNLAALAKIEDMHPRTVRQDGEFLLDLIKRAGSVPPEQWPAAVPEPLPIEAAALVKRLRALGQAEAERLNIAPELMLRKKTLEALLKSGFPDGPYQLPESLRGWRRELMGQALLDSLATAGEQP, from the coding sequence GTGGCCATCGATATTCACTGGATTCGCGACAACGATAGCCTCGGTCAGTTTTGCGCCCAATGGCAGCAGTTGCCGTTCGTCGCCCTCGACACAGAATTCATGCGGGTCGACACCTTCTATCCGATTGCAGGCTTGCTGCAGATCGGCGACGGCGTGCGCGCTTACCTGATTGACCCTTTGACCATCGACGATTGGCAGCCCCTGGCGGCATTGCTGGAAAACCCGGCTGTGCTCAAGGTGCTGCATGCCTGCAGTGAAGACCTCGAAGTCCTGCTGCGCCTGACCGGCAGCCTGCCGGCGCCGTTGTTCGATACCCAGCTGGCTGCCGCCTACCTGAACCTGGGTTTCTCCATGGGCTACTCGCGCCTGGTCTCGCAAGTGCTGGACATCGACCTGCCCAAGGGTGAAACCCGCTCGGACTGGCTGCAACGTCCGCTGTCGGAGACCCAGATCAGCTACGCCGCCGAAGACGCCCTGCACCTGGCAGAAGTGTTCGTGCGCCTGCGGCCGAAGTTGTCGGACGACAAGTTCGCCTGGGTCCTGGAGGATGGCGCCGAACTGGTGGCCAACCTACGCCGCGAAACCGACCCCTACGAGGTCTACCGCGAGGCCAAGCTGGCCTGGAAACTGTCCCGCGCCCAACTGGTCGTGCTGCGCGAGCTGTGTGCCTGGCGCGAACTTGAAGCCCGGGCCCGTGACCTGCCGCGCAACCGCATCGTGCGTGAGCATTCGTTGTGGCCGTTGGCCCGGACCCAGCCGGACAACCTCGCGGCGCTGGCAAAAATCGAAGACATGCACCCGCGCACCGTGCGCCAGGACGGCGAGTTCCTGCTGGACCTGATCAAGCGGGCCGGCAGCGTGCCCCCCGAGCAATGGCCAGCCGCTGTACCCGAGCCGTTGCCGATCGAAGCCGCCGCCCTGGTCAAGCGCCTGCGCGCGCTGGGCCAGGCCGAAGCGGAGCGCTTGAACATCGCGCCCGAACTGATGTTGCGCAAGAAGACCCTGGAGGCCTTGCTCAAGAGCGGCTTCCCGGACGGTCCCTACCAATTGCCTGAATCGCTGCGTGGCTGGCGCCGCGAACTGATGGGCCAGGCCTTGCTCGACAGCCTGGCCACTGCCGGAGAACAGCCTTGA
- a CDS encoding phosphoethanolamine transferase — MFKIKAARPEWVTLIASAFLLAGYNAVLWQHLFDITASDVRGIGMRVAFGVMILCAFNLILTLLAFRPVFKPVLTLMFMASAGVAYFMSQYGVLVDAGMLRNFAETNASEVRDLLSIKLLAYNLLLGVLPSFILWKTPISYRRWHRELLSKVLVAGASAVVIGGVALVNYQGLSSLFRNHHELRLMVVPSNYIGASIGYLREQVKSAQQPFVKLGEDAQRNPTWQTHGRKSLTVLVVGESARAENFGILGYGRDTTPKLDQEAGLIAFTDVHSCGTETAVSVPCMFSNMGRKDYDASKAKNEEGLLDVLKHAGLDVIWRDNQSGCKGTCDRVTLEDVSNFKDPVLCANSECRDEILLQGLQHFIDTLDKDTVLVLHQMGSHGPEYFKRYPKEYERFTPVCESNALNNCSRESIVNGYDNTLVYTDHVLSTLIDLLRNNQEKVDTAMLYLSDHGESLGEYNLYLHGTPYMLAPDQQKHVAMLAWFSDSYQKAFSVDTHCLQLSREKPLSQDNLFHSMLGLLEVNSKVYNPDLDLFAGCRGAVVDGVLAKD, encoded by the coding sequence ATGTTTAAAATAAAAGCCGCGCGCCCGGAATGGGTGACGTTGATTGCCAGTGCGTTTCTATTGGCTGGCTACAACGCTGTCCTCTGGCAACACCTGTTCGACATTACCGCCAGCGATGTCCGAGGCATCGGCATGCGGGTGGCGTTCGGCGTCATGATTCTCTGTGCGTTCAACCTGATCCTGACCCTGCTGGCCTTCCGTCCAGTGTTCAAGCCAGTGCTGACTCTGATGTTCATGGCCAGTGCCGGCGTGGCGTATTTCATGAGTCAGTACGGCGTGCTGGTCGATGCCGGGATGTTGCGTAACTTTGCCGAGACCAATGCCAGCGAAGTTCGTGACTTATTGTCGATAAAGTTGCTGGCGTACAACTTGTTATTGGGTGTGCTGCCGTCATTTATCCTGTGGAAAACCCCGATTAGTTATCGTCGCTGGCACCGTGAGTTGCTCAGTAAAGTGTTGGTCGCCGGCGCCTCGGCCGTGGTCATCGGTGGCGTGGCACTGGTTAACTATCAAGGGTTGTCTTCGTTGTTTCGCAATCACCACGAGTTGCGCTTGATGGTAGTGCCGAGCAATTACATCGGCGCTTCCATCGGTTATTTGCGCGAGCAAGTGAAGTCTGCGCAGCAACCGTTCGTCAAACTCGGCGAAGACGCCCAGCGCAATCCGACCTGGCAGACCCACGGGCGCAAATCGCTGACCGTACTGGTGGTGGGCGAAAGTGCCCGCGCCGAGAACTTCGGGATTCTTGGCTACGGGCGTGACACCACGCCGAAACTGGACCAGGAAGCGGGGCTGATCGCCTTTACCGACGTGCACTCCTGCGGCACGGAAACCGCGGTCTCGGTGCCCTGCATGTTCTCCAACATGGGGCGCAAGGACTATGACGCCAGCAAGGCGAAGAATGAGGAAGGCCTGCTGGATGTGCTCAAACATGCGGGGCTGGACGTAATCTGGCGGGACAACCAGTCGGGTTGCAAGGGCACCTGCGACCGGGTGACCCTGGAAGATGTCAGCAACTTCAAGGACCCGGTGCTCTGCGCCAACAGTGAATGCCGCGATGAAATCCTGCTGCAGGGCCTGCAGCACTTCATCGACACCCTGGACAAGGACACCGTGCTGGTCCTGCACCAGATGGGCAGCCACGGTCCCGAGTACTTCAAGCGCTATCCCAAGGAGTACGAGCGTTTCACCCCCGTGTGCGAGAGCAACGCGCTGAACAATTGCAGTCGGGAAAGCATCGTTAATGGCTACGACAACACTCTGGTCTACACCGACCATGTGCTGTCGACGCTGATCGACCTGTTGCGCAACAACCAGGAAAAAGTTGACACGGCCATGTTGTACCTGTCGGACCACGGCGAATCCCTGGGCGAGTACAACCTGTACCTGCATGGCACGCCCTACATGCTCGCCCCCGACCAGCAGAAGCATGTCGCGATGCTCGCCTGGTTCTCCGACAGTTATCAGAAGGCGTTCTCGGTCGACACCCACTGCTTGCAACTGAGCCGGGAAAAGCCCCTGAGCCAGGACAACCTGTTTCATTCGATGCTGGGGCTGCTGGAGGTCAACAGCAAGGTCTACAACCCCGACCTGGACCTGTTCGCCGGCTGCCGAGGTGCCGTGGTCGACGGCGTCCTGGCCAAGGATTGA